One part of the Paroedura picta isolate Pp20150507F chromosome 5, Ppicta_v3.0, whole genome shotgun sequence genome encodes these proteins:
- the LOC143838667 gene encoding carboxypeptidase A1-like codes for MRALLVLAALLAVAFGAENFVGHQVLRISAADEAQVEKVKDLEDLEDLQLDFWRAPVHPELPIDVRVPFPSLQGVKTYLEHHGIDYSIMIEDLQELVDEEQLQMSRRHFMPLSIETFNYASYHNLDEIYGFMDLLTAEKPGLVSKIQIGQSYEGRPINILKFSTGGVKRPAIWIDTGIHSREWVTQASGILFAKKILDGYGKDASVTSILDNFDIFLEIVTNPDGFAFTHSKNRMWRKTRSINSGSSCVGVDPNRNWDAGFGVAGSSGNPCSETYRGPRANSEPEVKAIVDFVKSHGNIKAFVSIHSYSQLLLYPFGYTSKKAADAAELDALAKKAVDKLSSLHGTQYKYGSIITTIYQASGGTIDWTYEQGIKYSYTFELRDTGRYGFMLPASQIIPTAEETWLALKVIMEHTRDHPY; via the exons ATGAGGGCCCTCTTGGTGTTGGCTGCTCTCCTGGCCGTTGCCTTCGGCGCTGAGAATTTCGTGGG CCACCAGGTGCTACGGATCTCCGCGGCAGATGAAGCCCAAGTGGAGAAAGTGAAAGATCTGGAAGATCTTGAGGACCTCCAG ctGGATTTCTGGCGGGCTCCTGTTCATCCCGAGCTCCCCATCGACGTCCGTGTCCCATTTCCCAGTCTACAGGGCGTCAAGACCTACCTGGAGCACCACGGCATTGACTACTCCATCATGATCGAGGACCTCCAG GAACTTGTGGATGAGGAACAGCTGCAAATGTCACGCCGGCATTTCATGCCCCTGTCGATCGAGACCTTCAACTACGCTTCCTATCACAATCTGGACGAG ATCTACGGCTTCATGGACCTCCTGACAGCTGAAAAGCCCGGCTTGGTCAGTAAAATCCAGATTGGCCAGAGTTACGAGGGTCGCCCGATCAACATCTTGAAG TTCAGCACGGGGGGAGTCAAGCGGCCAGCCATCTGGATCGACACCGGGATCCACTCCCGTGAATGGGTCACCCAGGCCAGCGGAATCCTGTTTGCCAAGAAG ATTCTTGACGGTTACGGTAAAGACGCCTCCGTGACCTCCATCTTGGACAACTTTGACATCTTCCTGGAAATTGTCACGAATCCCGACGGCTTTGCTTTTACTCACTCCAAG AACCGCATGTGGCGCAAGACGAGGTCCATCAACAGCGGGTCATCCTGCGTGGGAGTAGACCCCAACAGGAACTGGGATGCCGGTTTCGGAG TGGCCGGCTCCAGCGGGAACCCCTGCTCCGAGACGTACCGCGGACCCCGTGCGAACTCCGAGCCCGAAGTGAAAGCCATCGTGGACTTTGTGAAGAGCCATGGCAACATCAAGGCCTTCGTCTCCATCCACAGCTACTCCCAGCTGCTCCTCTATCCCTTTGGCTACACCTCCAAAAAGGCTGCTGATGCGGCGGAGCTG GATGCGCTTGCTAAGAAGGCGGTTGATAAACTCTCTTCCCTGCATGGGACCCAATACAAATACGGCAGCATCATCACCACTATCT ACCAAGCCAGTGGAGGCACCATCGACTGGACCTACGAACAAGGCATCAAGTACTCCTACACGTTTGAGCTGAGG